A region of Coccinella septempunctata chromosome 5, icCocSept1.1, whole genome shotgun sequence DNA encodes the following proteins:
- the LOC123313888 gene encoding uncharacterized protein LOC123313888 gives MNQWFHFGPTVALLLTWCFQTTATFKQQGACYFPEKWEGTWFQSGIRQPVIIESSRISSKGRCLGSEGDKFLVVDDKRACYRCVVIHEKHANVLQYKETYCYGRDSLPSLCSYITGDALLFSMFRENATPVPCPFKAPFTFTYNRGHGECRSPVSNIDSCTEDTKLLLSYQSCPDVPGTESAVEELQCLAAWKEGSSRYLVGKVDHIHALSNEDRYRCFVYEKVTPESMEDVDYRVAQSGDATCNGLFSATEGSRTMILRKAPSLNKCHFPPWMTNYNHWHSLDYSTTYSFHHRDATLRIGNSTSGTEMRVLCTHVKYTSRNESAVVLLTHFTMGCQSGYMCMSFNRRDAHVMEVQIGSQTKRLEDACSATNFNISSQSYVTLVTTTPERRSCPFMGKFEVESLMRIDRLLHSKPYQPMDSRYFDNYFLKKKQQNAVDFQHRRSKRLDQDPDCDSDGFTNLIIGCSSLDTMEFKTDCSSAISTREYACHGRWEENGTNYLITSPVSTKLSYNSRRYCFVYKEVSPGTIFFSTSSSNCDRSIRPGLNGELIFNITSIGKCIMASGTTRSSAKLHNLGVFYIISISIMIYVQR, from the exons ATGAATCAATGGTTTCATTTTGGTCCAACGGTTGCTCTGCTGCTAACCTGGTGCTTTCAAACCACCGCCACCTTCAAACAGCAAG GTGCATGCTACTTTCCAGAGAAATGGGAAGGTACCTGGTTCCAATCAGGAATTAGACAACCTGTCATTATAGAAAGTTCCAGGATTAGCAGTAAAGGTCGCTGTCTAGGGTCTGAAGGAGATAAATTTCTAGTAGTGGACGA CAAGAGGGCGTGCTATCGTTGTGTTGTGATTCACGAGAAACACGCAAACGTTCTACAGTACAAAGAAA cataTTGTTACGGGAGAGATTCTCTCCCATCTCTTTGTAGTTATATAACTGGTGATGCGCTACTGTTCTCGATGTTTCGAGAGAATGCAACCCCAGTTCCTTGCCCGTTTAAGGCCCCGTTCACATTCACATACAACAGAGGACATGGCGAGTGCAGGTCACCCGTGTCCAACATAGATTCGTGCACTGAAGACACGAAGCTGTTGCTCAGCTACCAGTCCTGTCCAGATGTACCTGGGACTGAAAGCGCAG ttgaagagCTCCAGTGCCTAGCGGCCTGGAAAGAGGGCAGTTCCAGATACCTCGTAGGCAAAGTGGACCACATCCACGCCCTCTCCAACGAGGACAGGTACAGGTGCTTCGTGTACGAGAAAGTGACGCCCGAGTCCATGGAGGACGTGGATTACAGAGTGGCACAAAGTGGCGATGCCACTTGCAACGGCCTTTTCAGCGCTACCGAAGGAAGTCGCACGATGATACTGCGAAAGG CGCCATCCTTGAATAAATGCCATTTCCCACCCTGGATGACAAATTACAACCACTGGCACAGCCTGGATTATTCGACGACTTACAGCTTCCACCACAGGGATGCCACCTTGAGAATTGGAAATTCTACGTCGGGTACGGAAATGAGAGTGTTGTGTACACACGTGAAATACACGTCGAGGAATGAGAGTGCTGTTGTGCTCTTGACTCATTTCACAATGGGATG CCAAAGCGGTTACATGTGCATGTCGTTCAACCGCCGAGATGCGCACGTAATGGAAGTGCAAATTGGAAGTCAAACCAAGCGGCTGGAAGATGCTTGCAGTGCCACAAACTTCAACATATCCAGTCAATCATACGTTACCCTCGTCA cTACAACCCCAGAAAGGAGGTCTTGCCCCTTTATGGGAAAATTCGAGGTGGAGAGTCTCATGAGGATTGATCGACTGCTGCACAGCAAACCCTATCAGCCGATGGACTCGAGGTACTTCGACAACTATTTCCTGAAGAAGAAACAGCAGAATGCGGTTGACTTCCAACATCGACGATCCAAGAGATTGGACCAAGATCCGGACTGTGATAGCGATGGATTTACAAATCTGATTATAGGATGTAGTTCTTTAGATACTATGGAGTTCAAAACAGATTGTTCGTCGGCGATTTCAACGAGGG AGTACGCCTGCCATGGTAGGTGGGAAGAAAACGGTACTAACTACCTGATAACATCTCCGGTGAGCACAAAGCTTTCCTACAATTCTCGACGCTACTGTTTTGTATACAAGGAAGTTTCCCCtggtacaatttttttctccACTTCCTCCTCTAACTGCGATCGGAGTATTAGACCTGGACTAAACGGAGAGTTAATCTTCAATATCACCAGCATTG gtaAATGCATAATGGCGAGCGGGACTACAAGATCCAGTGCAAAACTTCACAATTTAGGGGTTTTCTACATAATTTCAATAAGTATCATGATTTACGTTCAAAGATGA